GGGCTGAAGGACACCTCTGCCCACCTCAATACCAACGACTACTGGCGACTGCGAATCGGTATCGGCCATCCGGGCGATCGCAACGAAGTGGTCAACTACGTGCTCAAGCCCGCCCGGCGCGAAGAGCAGACGCTGATCGACGAAGCCATCGATCGCGCCCTCCTCGCCTGGCCCATTCTGGCCCGTGGCGACTGGACGGCAGCAACCCAGCGCCTCAATGCGCGCCCCGCTCCGCCCAAACCATCCAAGCCACCGAAGGCCCCCAGGCCCGTCGCAGACACGCGCGGTGCGCCAGACAACTCCAAGGACGAAACCCAGTCATGAGCCTGAAATGCGGAATCGTCGGCCTGCCCAACGTCGGCAAGTCGACCCTGTTCAACGCCCTCACCAAGGCGGGTATCGAAGCGGCCAACTATCCCTTCTGCACCATCGAGCCCAACGTCGGCATCGTTGAAGTGCCGGACCCGCGCCTCGACGCCCTGTCGGAGATCGTCAAGCCGCAGAAGATCCAGCCCGCCATCGTCGAATTCGTCGACATCGCCGGTCTGGTTGCAGGCGCATCCAAGGGTGAAGGCCTGGGCAACCAGTTTCTCGCCAACATCCGCGAGACCGATGCCATCGTCCACGTCGTGCGCTGCTTCGCCGACGATAACGTGATCCACGTTTCCGGCAGCGTCGACCCGATCCGTGACATCGAAGTCATCGACACCGAACTCGCGCTCGCCGACATGGCGACGGTGGACAAGGCCCTCAACCGCTACAAGCGCCCCGCCGCTGCCGGCGACAAGGAAGCAAAGGCGCTGGTTGCGGTGCTCGAGAAGTGCATCGCCCAGCTCGATCAGGCCAAGCCGGTGCGTGCCCTCGACCTCGCCAAGGAAGAGCTCGCACTGATCCGGCAGTTCTGCCTGATCACCCAGAAGCCGGTGCTGTACGCCGCCAACGTCGCCGAAGACGGGTTCGAGAACAACCCGCAGCTCGACGCCGTCCGCGCCCATGCCGCGGCAGAAGGTGCCCAGGTGGTCGCGCTGTGCGCCTCCATCGAAGCCGAGATCGCCGACCTCGACGACGCCGACAAGAAGGACTTCCTCGAGTCCATGGGCCTCGAAGAGCCCGGCCTCGACCGCCTCATCCGCGCCGGCTACAAGCTCCTCGGCCTGCAGACCTACTTCACCGCCGGGGTGAAGGAAGTGCGCGCCTGGACCATCCATGTCGGCGACACCGCACCGCAGGCAGCCGGCGTGATCCACACCGACTTCGAGCGTGGTTTCATCCGCGCCCAGACCATCTCCTTCGACGACTTCATCACCTACAAGGGCGAGTCGGGGGCCAAGGAAGCGGGCAAGATGCGCGCCGAAGGCAAGGACTACGTGGTCAAGGATGGCGACGTCCTGAACTTCCTGTTCAACGTCTGACGCAGACGCCGGGCGACCGGCATCGTCCTGAAAACCGGACGACTCCGCAAGGATCCGAAAAGCCGCGTACCCACGCGGCTTTTTCTTTGCGCGTCGTTCCCTGCACCTGCAATATGGCATCCGGCGTCGATCAAGCCTCGTCCAGTCCCAGCGCCAGCCAGCCTCCACCGGCGTAACGCAGCAGCTGTGCGTCATCGAAGCGCCACAGGTGCAGCCAGCCGTTGTCGAGGAGCTGGCGGACCACGTCGTGCTGCGCGATCACATGCTCGATCGCCCGCTGCGGCGCGTCGATGACCACGGTCAGACGAAGCGGCTCGTGCACCCAGCCCGCACCGTCGTGCAAGGACTGCTTTGACAGGCCGATACGCAGGTCGCCGCCGTTGCCCTCAAACACCCCGATGTGCCCACCCACCACGTTGTGCAGCAACTTGTTGCCGCTGCCCAAGCGATCTGGATCGCAGGTCGAGGCATGGTATTGCCAGTTGATCCAGTGCGTCACCAGCATCGGCGCGGTCATCAGCAACTCAAGCACGCTGCCATCCGGGTCGTGCCCGGCATCGTAGTCATGCAGAAAGCTGCGTCCATCCAGCGCCAATCCGTGGCTGCGATGACGCGGCGCGATGATGAACGCCGCATTGCCCGCCAGTCCCCACTCGGGCCGGGTCTGAGCGCCATCGTTGGCACGGCGACGCAGCTGTGTCAGGAGGTGCTCGCCCCCGGCACGCGGATCCAGCCCGAGTCGCACGGCACGCTCGCGCCTGACCTGATCGCAAGCCTGGGCGAAGACGGTCCTCTGCAGTTCGTCCCAGCGCGCAAGCTTCGATGCCGGCAGCAGATCGAGATCAAAGCCTTCGATTTCATCGGTCGTCGTGTTGTGCAGGGCGGCGACAAACACGGTGTGCTCGGGAATGACGACTCCGCCTGCCTTCAAGCCTGCACGTACGGCCGGCTCATTGAGCAGTTGCGCCAGCACGCGGGCATTCACTTCACCTGTCTGACCGCAGCAGGCGCCGCAATCCAGCGCGGCGGCGTGGGCATTGTTTGCACTCTGGCTGCCATGCCCGACCAGCAGCACCAGCGGCGCGAGATCGCGATCCAGCCCCATGGCATGCAGCACACGCGACGACAGGGCCACCTTGGCGTCTATGTCCAGACCGGTGAGGGCCGGACGACACAGGGGCCGGTAACGCGCGGACAAACCGGCCAGATCGTCACGCTTGCGCGCGGCCGTGGAAGGCCTCAGCCAGTTCGACAGCTTGCCGAGATAGGCCACACCGGCCGCTTCCACGAATGAGAACGCCGCACTGGGCCAGCGTCCGCCTGCGCGCCATTGCGCCGACCAGGCAAAGCTGCGCTGCCGGGCCTGGCGCGCCCCGTGGTTCAGCTCATCCTCATCCGCGCCACGATCGGTCGCAGCCACCGTGATGTGATCCGTCACCTCGATGGCCGGTGCAAGCAAGCCCGGCAACTGCGGTCGCCGTGCCGACGTGGCAAGTGGAGTATAGGCAAGCGGGAGGCCGAAGAAGCCCGCAAAGCCAATGGTCTGGATGGCGGGACTGAGCGCTTCAAGTGCCCTGCGCAAGGGCTCGCTGCGCACATCGATACAGAAGGCGGCCTGGATTTCGACGTGCTGCCCGGCACCGGCACGCCCAGTGCTGCGGGCAACTGTGCAGAGCTTGTGCGCCAGCTGACGCTGATAGCCCGCTTCGAGTGCTGCCTGCCAGACCTCATCCACGACGAGCATGTCTTCCGCCTGATCAAGCAGCGCAGCAGCACGAATCCATGCCCCCTGCACGGCTGCGAAGGCCTGCCGGGTGACGACATCGTCCTTGCACTCAAGCAGGATCGCCCCCCAGGCAAGCCGGATCGCGAGCAAGTCGCGCAGATGCGAATCCGTCTGCCCTGCAAGCCTGGCCTGCCAGCCACGATAGGCACACCACGACGCCCAGCCATTGACCGTGAGCAGGATGGCTTCGAGGTAGTCGGGCCATACCGGCTCCGGCAGTCCCAGTCGCTGCAGAACCCAGCGCTCGGCATCCTCCCGCGTGGCGGGCAGCGCGCTGAACGAACGTTCGAGATCGGGCAGCCCCATCAGCACGCCGATGCCATGATCGTGGATCAGGGTCTCCCGCCAGAAGGCATACAGCCCCTGATCGCGCTCGGGCTGCCAGTCCGCCTGATGCTCGTCGAAATAGGCGGCACAGGTCTGACTGACCTGATGCGTGATCGCCTGCCGCCACGACAGCCGGGCATGGCGTTCCGGATCGTCGTCCAGCACATCGATCAACAGGGGCAAGGCAGGCACGCCGGGCGCAGTGTGCAAGGCATCGACACATTGCCGCTCGGTGAGCGCGGCGGCCTGAGCAGCAGACATTGAGGACAGCGCATGGGCAAGGTCCGGCCGGGTGATGCGCCCCTCCTCCCAGGCTTGCTGCAGATAGCTGCGCGACGGGAACACCTGGATGCCGCCCAGCACCGCCATGCGCGCCGCGACCTGCCGAACGGGCCTGCCGATCCGCGACCAGTGCGGATTGACGGCAATTGCGCGATCGAGCGGCCAGGCCGGGGCGATGGTCTGGCAGGCCTGCTCGCACGCAGCTTCGATCCGCGCGTGCAGCGCTCCGTCATCCTCACGCCGGGATGAGGCGCGTTCAAGGGTCACTGGGTCCATGAAATTCTCCTGAAATCTGGTTACCTGGGGGCTGCGACGGCCACTGCGCCAGCCATCGCGCGGCCTTCAGGCGCGGCGGTGCCGGCGGTCCAGCGCGTTGGCCACAGGCGCAAGGCCAGGCGGGTGTAGAGCTCATCCACATAGAAGCCGGCGTAGCTCCAGCGCCGCCACACGGCCAGCCCTTGCGGATGAAGCTGCAGGGTGACGAGGCAGAGATACATCAGCGCCATGCCTGCCAGGGCGACAAGTCCGGCAGCATGGAGAGGCGCGTCCGTCAGGCCGAACGGCAGGGCATGTGCCACAAGCGCTGCCATCGTGAGCCCCGACACCATGCTCAAGCCTGCGACAAGCGACCACCACGCCCGACCGGCCTCGCCGTCATGCCGGGCGGGCGACCACAGCAGCGGCGACCAGGCCAGCGCCAGCACGCCGCTCCACCACCATGGCCAGCCCGCAGCGGGGAGCAGCGCCTGAATCAGGCCGACAAGCGCAGCCGCCAGCACCGGTGCCGCCACCAGACTCCGCACCGAAGGCGCAGCACTGCCGCGCATCATCTGCAACTTGTTGGTGTGCACCACCGTGGATGCCGACAGAAAGGCATGCGCCTTGTACAGCGAGTGACCGACAAGATGCAGCGCGGCAAGCGTGTAGAGGCCGAGACCACATTCGAGCAGCATGAAGCCCATCTGCGCCACGGTGGACCACGCCAGCCGGACCTTGATGCTGATGCGGGTCAGCATCACCAGGCCTGCAAGGAGTGCAGTGCCAAGCCCGAAGGCGACCAGTAGCCAGCGTGCTGCGGGTACAGCCTCGAGCAAGGGTGCGAAGCGGATGAGCACGAAGCCGCCGAGGTTGACCACGCCGGCATGCAGCAGCGCGGAAACCGGCGTCGGCGCTTCCATGACCTGGATCAGCCAGCCATGAACAGGCAGCAGCGCAGTCCGCAGGATCACCGCCAGCACCAGACACACTGCGCTCAACTGCAGCGGGACCGACACGCCGTCCTGCGCCAGGTGTTGCCGGAGGTCGGACAGCGATCCGCTGCCCGCTGCCCACCATGCAAGCGCCGCAGCACAGATCAGCAGCGCGTCGGCCAGGCGGTCGGCAATCCGCTTCTTGTGCACAGCCAGCAAGGCAAACGGGCGATCCGGGTAGAAGCAGAGCAGGTGCTGCAACGCCACGCCCACCAGCGCCCAGGCTGCGATCAACAGCAGCCAGTGGTCCGCAAGCAGCAGCAGATGGACGGCGGCCAGCACCCCTGAAAGCGCGGTCACATAGCGCGCCTGCCCTGCCTCGCCCTGGAGGTAGCGCGACGAGAATACTGCGATGACCGTACCCAGAAACTGCACCAGAACCGCCAGAACGGCACCCAGCGAACCGACCGCCAGCCACGGCAGCCATTGCATTGAACTCGCGCCCGGGGAAGGTGGCACCAGTATGTGGTGCAGGCCCAGGCTCGCCAGCGCGCACAGCAGCGCAGCACCAGAGAGGAGGCTGAAACGCGTCCACAGCGAGGCCTCGCGTGCGCTGCCGGCGTGGGGCAGCATCGCGGCGATCAACATCAGGGCCGCAGGCGCCAAAGCGCTGGCCGGGAGCAGGAAGCTCGATAAATCCATGGTGGGCAACCTCAATATGAACCGGCGCCATGGTGCTATCATCAATCAATTCCGTAAAACACATTAATCAGAACCAATTGATATAAAAAAATGAATGGTTAGTCTCGAGCAGCTGAACTTTCACCACCTGTTCTACTTCTGGCGCGTCGCCCGCATGGGCCACCTGACACGTGCCGCGCAGGAGTTGCACACCTCGCAGTCGGCACTTTCGGCGCAGATCAAGCAGCTGGAAGACCGTCTGGGTGAGGCCCTGTTCGAACGCGAGGGGCGACGCCTGGTGCTGACAGATACGGGGCAACTGGTGCTCTACTATGCAGAGTCCATATTCGGGCTGAGCCAGGAAATGCTCGGGCGTCTGCAAGGTCGCAGCGAGGGCGTGATCCGGCTGCGCGTGGGCAGCGTCGCCACCATGTCGCGCAACTATCAGGAGAACTGGATTCGGCCGCTGCTGGCTGATCCCTCGGTGGTGCTGACCCTCGAGTCGGGTTTGCTGGAGGGCCTGCTCGAGCGCCTGGTGCAGCATCAGCTCGACGTGGTGCTGGCCAACGAAACCGTGCCCACCGATGCGGACCGCCCCTTGCACTGCCGTTTCCTGGGCAGTCAGGCGATCTCGCTGGTCGGGCCCGCAAGCATCTGGAAGGGCCGCAGCCTGCGCGTTCCGGATGACCTCGATGGTGTGGACCTTGCGTTGCCCGGACCACGACACGCCCTGCGCGCGCAGTTCGACGCCATGTGCATGTCTGCCGGGGTGCAGCCACGGCTCCGGGCCGAAGTCGACGACATGGCCATGCTCCGCCTGATCGCACGGGACAGCAACTGGCTGACCGTGCTGCCCGAGGTGGTGGTGCAGGACGAAATACACGGCGGCAGCCTGGTGAGCGTGGGCCAGTCCACGCAGCTGCAGGAGCGCTTTTATGCCATCACGACACCGCACCGCCATCGTATCGAGCGCCTCGAACGCCTGCTGCAAGGCTCCACCGAAGTGCCGGACCCTTCTGGCGCTGCATGAAACGTGCGCAGCGGGCCTGCCGGCTGCGCGACAGCCGGACCGACCATCACCCGACCTTCGGCGCCGCGCCCGACGCGCGCGAAACAGCCGTATCCAGCGCCCACAGGTGTGCTGCCACCAGCGCGCGCCAGGGCGAGAATCCGGCCAGAAAGCGTTCCGTTTCGGCGGGCGAGACAGGGGCCGGGCTTCCCAGCAGGTGCTGCAGACCACGACGCACGGCAACATCGCCATGCAGCGAACCATCAAGCCAGCCGAAACCGCGCAACAGCGCGTAGTTGATGGTCCACGGCCCGATGCCGCGGATGCGCAGCAGGCAGGCCTGAATGTCGTCGATTGGCGGCTTCGCCATCCACGCATCCAGTGACAGATCGCCGCTGACAAGCTGCCCGCTCAGCGTAAGCAGGGTCTGCGCCTTGGTCCGCGAAAAACCCGCCGCGCGCAATTCGGGCTCACCCAACGCCTGCACACCTGCCGCATCGGGATAACAAAACAGACCACTCGTGTGTCGAAGCCCGACCGCCTCAATCAGCCGCCTGCGAATCGTCAGCGCGGCAGCAACGCTGATCTGCTGCCCGGTGACGGCCCAGCTCAGGGCCTCGAAAGGTGTCGCCGCCAGCGGTACGCGCAAGCCCGGATGGGCTGCGATAAGCCTGCCAACCTGCGGATGTGCGCACCACCTTTGCTCGAAGTCCTCGACCGCCTGCGTCAGCCCGAGCATGCGCCTCACCATGCCCGTCAGCAGCAAACCGTCTGACGGTGAGAGCGGTCCATCGACATCCAGCCGCGCCGCGGCCCTTCCGCCCGTGAAGACAATCTCCAGGCAAGCCGCCCGCCCCGACCATGCCAGCCCCTTGCGCAAACAGTTCCCCTGCACCTGCTCCGCCACCTGCAGCGAATCGCGCAAGTGAAACGCAAGCACATCACCAGCACGAAACCCCACCGGCAGATCAAGCTCACAGTTCAGCACACCGCCCTCCAGACCGCACCCTTCAAGCTCTCCGCGCCCTCCGCGCCGCCGCGCGAACCCGCCTTTCCTCCGTTCGTCATGCCCCCATCCGCCTCACTCGCCCGCCGCCTCGCGCGCAAGCAGTGTCCGCTTTCGCTCCACCCCCCAGCGGTAGCCCGACAGGCTGCCATCGGTACGCACGATGCGGTGGCACGGAATCGCCACCGCGAGCACGTTGGCGGCACACGCCCCCGCCACCGCGCGCGCACCACGGGGCGAACCGACACGCTCGGCGAGTTCGGCATAGCTCAGCGTCGTGCCTGCGGGAATCTCCCGCAGTGTCTGCCACACCCGCTGCTGAAATGCCGTGCCGCGAACATCCAGCGGCAGGTCAAGACCAAGACGCGGCGCCTCCACGAAAGCGATCACCCTGGCGACCAGGCGATCGAAGCCCGGGTCGTCGCCGATCAGTTCAGCCTGCGGAAACAGGTCCTGCAGGTCGCGCGCCAGCACTGCCGCGTCATCGCCCATCAGGATGGCGCACACGCCGCGTCGGCTGGCGGCAACGAGAATGGCGCCAAGCGCACACTCGCCGATTGCGAAACGGATCTCGGTATCGACTCCGCCTGCACGAAACGCCGTGGGAGTC
This genomic interval from Parazoarcus communis contains the following:
- the ychF gene encoding redox-regulated ATPase YchF, translated to MSLKCGIVGLPNVGKSTLFNALTKAGIEAANYPFCTIEPNVGIVEVPDPRLDALSEIVKPQKIQPAIVEFVDIAGLVAGASKGEGLGNQFLANIRETDAIVHVVRCFADDNVIHVSGSVDPIRDIEVIDTELALADMATVDKALNRYKRPAAAGDKEAKALVAVLEKCIAQLDQAKPVRALDLAKEELALIRQFCLITQKPVLYAANVAEDGFENNPQLDAVRAHAAAEGAQVVALCASIEAEIADLDDADKKDFLESMGLEEPGLDRLIRAGYKLLGLQTYFTAGVKEVRAWTIHVGDTAPQAAGVIHTDFERGFIRAQTISFDDFITYKGESGAKEAGKMRAEGKDYVVKDGDVLNFLFNV
- a CDS encoding YbcC family protein; this translates as MDPVTLERASSRREDDGALHARIEAACEQACQTIAPAWPLDRAIAVNPHWSRIGRPVRQVAARMAVLGGIQVFPSRSYLQQAWEEGRITRPDLAHALSSMSAAQAAALTERQCVDALHTAPGVPALPLLIDVLDDDPERHARLSWRQAITHQVSQTCAAYFDEHQADWQPERDQGLYAFWRETLIHDHGIGVLMGLPDLERSFSALPATREDAERWVLQRLGLPEPVWPDYLEAILLTVNGWASWCAYRGWQARLAGQTDSHLRDLLAIRLAWGAILLECKDDVVTRQAFAAVQGAWIRAAALLDQAEDMLVVDEVWQAALEAGYQRQLAHKLCTVARSTGRAGAGQHVEIQAAFCIDVRSEPLRRALEALSPAIQTIGFAGFFGLPLAYTPLATSARRPQLPGLLAPAIEVTDHITVAATDRGADEDELNHGARQARQRSFAWSAQWRAGGRWPSAAFSFVEAAGVAYLGKLSNWLRPSTAARKRDDLAGLSARYRPLCRPALTGLDIDAKVALSSRVLHAMGLDRDLAPLVLLVGHGSQSANNAHAAALDCGACCGQTGEVNARVLAQLLNEPAVRAGLKAGGVVIPEHTVFVAALHNTTTDEIEGFDLDLLPASKLARWDELQRTVFAQACDQVRRERAVRLGLDPRAGGEHLLTQLRRRANDGAQTRPEWGLAGNAAFIIAPRHRSHGLALDGRSFLHDYDAGHDPDGSVLELLMTAPMLVTHWINWQYHASTCDPDRLGSGNKLLHNVVGGHIGVFEGNGGDLRIGLSKQSLHDGAGWVHEPLRLTVVIDAPQRAIEHVIAQHDVVRQLLDNGWLHLWRFDDAQLLRYAGGGWLALGLDEA
- a CDS encoding NADH-quinone oxidoreductase subunit L, which codes for MDLSSFLLPASALAPAALMLIAAMLPHAGSAREASLWTRFSLLSGAALLCALASLGLHHILVPPSPGASSMQWLPWLAVGSLGAVLAVLVQFLGTVIAVFSSRYLQGEAGQARYVTALSGVLAAVHLLLLADHWLLLIAAWALVGVALQHLLCFYPDRPFALLAVHKKRIADRLADALLICAAALAWWAAGSGSLSDLRQHLAQDGVSVPLQLSAVCLVLAVILRTALLPVHGWLIQVMEAPTPVSALLHAGVVNLGGFVLIRFAPLLEAVPAARWLLVAFGLGTALLAGLVMLTRISIKVRLAWSTVAQMGFMLLECGLGLYTLAALHLVGHSLYKAHAFLSASTVVHTNKLQMMRGSAAPSVRSLVAAPVLAAALVGLIQALLPAAGWPWWWSGVLALAWSPLLWSPARHDGEAGRAWWSLVAGLSMVSGLTMAALVAHALPFGLTDAPLHAAGLVALAGMALMYLCLVTLQLHPQGLAVWRRWSYAGFYVDELYTRLALRLWPTRWTAGTAAPEGRAMAGAVAVAAPR
- a CDS encoding LysR family transcriptional regulator, producing MVSLEQLNFHHLFYFWRVARMGHLTRAAQELHTSQSALSAQIKQLEDRLGEALFEREGRRLVLTDTGQLVLYYAESIFGLSQEMLGRLQGRSEGVIRLRVGSVATMSRNYQENWIRPLLADPSVVLTLESGLLEGLLERLVQHQLDVVLANETVPTDADRPLHCRFLGSQAISLVGPASIWKGRSLRVPDDLDGVDLALPGPRHALRAQFDAMCMSAGVQPRLRAEVDDMAMLRLIARDSNWLTVLPEVVVQDEIHGGSLVSVGQSTQLQERFYAITTPHRHRIERLERLLQGSTEVPDPSGAA
- a CDS encoding DNA-3-methyladenine glycosylase family protein, with the protein product MLNCELDLPVGFRAGDVLAFHLRDSLQVAEQVQGNCLRKGLAWSGRAACLEIVFTGGRAAARLDVDGPLSPSDGLLLTGMVRRMLGLTQAVEDFEQRWCAHPQVGRLIAAHPGLRVPLAATPFEALSWAVTGQQISVAAALTIRRRLIEAVGLRHTSGLFCYPDAAGVQALGEPELRAAGFSRTKAQTLLTLSGQLVSGDLSLDAWMAKPPIDDIQACLLRIRGIGPWTINYALLRGFGWLDGSLHGDVAVRRGLQHLLGSPAPVSPAETERFLAGFSPWRALVAAHLWALDTAVSRASGAAPKVG